The DNA sequence TGATTAAGTTATGTGCATTGGCGTGATTCAAGTGATGAAATTAGTTCAGTAAAATTAACGAAAAAATTGATGACTAAGATTTGTTAATTCTgtgtgattttaaattaagtaaaaattatatttgaaattgtcaaaataataaatattgaatttcatgAATACTATACTATAGTTTAAAATGTGTTGGTAATTAaaagacatattataaattcaattattttataaaaaaaaaaacattaaatacaattgtccgtttgtaataaacaatataGACATATGTGTAAACAATCTATTGTCAAATTACAATGTGattaaaccgcttcgttacgtaacgcgttacggcgcccgTCTATCTGGCTTTCCTATCTCTTTCGCATACGGCAGCTGTAGGCAggcaataatgatactaataatgATCATACACAAAATTCTAATAAACATATTGAAGAATtgtaacaaacaataaaatatattttataatcaatgaaAAGATTTCATTAACAAATAAGCTTtccttacattattatattaacatacataaaattttagatcAATTTAAGtgatcacttctgtcgggcgtcccgagaggcacacgtattttttttaaacgacatATACAcgacatacattattttttaagcctTTATTTATCTTGCATTGTTAGCTTGTTTGCATAATAACGCGTCACCAAATCGTTATAGATAAGAGGACTCTCGGAATACTTGAGGCAAATTTTACGACTAAAATTGGTTTCCGTTTTTCTTCCTAAGGAAGCCTTCTTAAAAAGCGTTATACCCAAAATTTTGTAGATTGTCAACTAATTTgtaggttaatattttatattgatttataaattgcgcaataaatataaataatttcttcgaCCATTATGTCTCAGGGACATATAAATGTTCCTCTCCTTGTGGGTACCTTCTTGGAACATGGAAACCTGGCTTTACCCTTGGGGCATAGTGTTTTGTATCTTCAAATCTCCCGTCTAACCAGGCATATGGAAAACTAGATTCGTAAGCTTCGTACAGGAAATCAAGTACAGCCCAGTTATCCAATATCGTAAAATAATGGGTCATTTCGATGGACCTCAGTCTCATACTGAAGGCTCCCATCGCGACTAACCCGTCGTGTCTCCAGGATCGGCCTTGGAAAGATCTGTGTAGTGCAGCACCGCCTTCTATACCGTATCTAGCCCAATCgccatataaacaaataaaccaaCCCCACTCCGTCtggaattcaataaatttatttgcattaCATAACCatgtaaattgaatttaactgtctgataatctgtaattaaactatatttgttctaaatattattattatgaatttcgaTTTaacttaagtaatttatttaaacatacctTTGGGCATGGACTCGTGGTGTATCTGGTAAGAATTGCATATTTGAACCAAGGCATTGGCTTGTGTTTAAAGGCCCACATGTACTGGTATCCGACGATAATAAACAGTTCATTCGTTGGTACAGGAGATCCATGATCTCGTCtaaaaattacataactttaagccttatataattattattatttgtttaaaggacgataaaataaaataataaaatctaacttagtaaataaaaaattacaatttcaaaattaattaatcaatgcaatatatataatatgaaatagaatCATAAAAAACATCACAACCGTTTTTAACGATTAATTctagaattaaaaattattctacagtaacagcccgtaaatttttTACAAGCTGCGCCAATATGGATTTGGGTGgtttgtggcagaatttcgttgaaattagagacatgcaggtttcctcgctatgttttccttcaccgccacgagatgaattataaacacaaattaagcacataaaaattcagaggTGAAAAACACTTGCCagtgtttgaacccgcaattattggttaaaatgcacgcgttctaaccactgggccacacggctttaaataaaaattatatctattcttattaaattaaatgcgcAATGGGTATTCGTGGCAAGTGTGATAGCAGCCTTCctcagttaaaaataaaaattctacaaTTTTCTGTTGAATAAACAGTTGTCTCTGTAAGGACACAAGCAAGTAAAGAATAACTTACGAATGCGATGATGCTCTAAGACAGGTTGTAGTACTTCCCTTCATAAAATACCACCCGTAAACATTGTAGGTAGCTGCCCACACTGCTAAATCGAAGGTGAATGAAAACGGATGAGATCTATTGACATGTTCTGGTCTATGccactaaaaaaatatgcaacgtcattaaaaagttataaacgtacatttttattcagtatgtacgtgatataataatatttttagtcttGTATCCAGGAATCTAAACCATGAACTCAGGACTAGCTCTGAATCTAGCCACTTTGTAATCTAGACCTTGGTGCAATCTCTTCGGTTCATAGTTCAAggttcatatattctaccagcaaacagcaatatttactATCGTtcagttccagtttgaagggtgaagtTACTACAGCAAACGGCCAAAGAACATAACGTAAGATCTTAGTTTCTTAGATGTAAGGCacattaatattagttatttcttaaataaatctatacatatcaAAAAATTGGATTGTCTctttgtaacataaaaatacccgctttttactaaatgtataatatgtatgtatgtatacacggtacatataccaaaataacattttttttgtcaattatgacgacctccgtggtcgagtagtgagtacaccggttttcatgggtacgccactccgagatcccgggttcgatcccggccgagtcgatgtataaaaaagttcattagttttctatgttgtcttgggtctgtgtgtggtaccgtcgttacttctgattttccaaaacacaattcctttagctacttacattgggatcagagtaatgtatgtgatgttgtgaaaaaaacaaaaatcgtctgtatgttccggctaatctctgtaacggttggaccgattttgagGGGACTTTCAGTGGCAGAtaactgatgtaataaggagtaacttaggctacaacaataactttttatgaaattaaaacgcGCACGAAGCTATTATTACTTTCTTAAACTAACAAGTACATACCAGTGGGTGATAATGAATTCTTGATGGAGATAAGTACATTGAACTATTGAAGTTGTCAAGGGTCGTATCATACCATGCTCCGAGAATATTTTCTAGTGTTTCGTAATCGTAACGATCTTTTAGTACGAGATGAGTTGATGTGGCCGTGGTCAAGATGTGACGGGTTGTAATCACAGCACAGCCAGCGAGAGGAATCAACCTCTTGTATACAGTCGTGCAATAGCATCCCGCGAAATTCATATTgtcctaaaataaatagttatcatattatttatcgttaGCTTCTGTTATTCTGCCGCTGAATATCAATGTGTATTCCTGTCTTCGAGTTTAAGGGGTTAGTGACCTTACACAGTGAcaggtaaattaaatttgtaagttgtaaataatggttgatattttttaaggcTTCGGTGTCTATGGACGTAGGATATTACTAAGCTTCAACGTATATTtactcaaataaatacaaaatatcaatgaaattttaacttaatagtAATGATGATCACAGATAATATAAGAAAACGTAAATTTTTATCGAAGATTTCTGTTTAAAACATGTCTGAATATGTGACTATAACGATTACAAATTAAGGGGTACTCGTATCAAAATAGGGTATCGCCATAAATCGGCTGTCAAGTTTCAAGTAATTTTACAAGTGAGATGCGAAGTGAACTCTTACAGACAAGCACTGTTGGTTCTTCACGTCAGATAATTTGACTTTGGTATTACTGGAAATAATTCCACTTATGTGGACATAAGCTACTCAATCACCATCTGGTGATTTTGGCTGACTGTTCGCGAGTTAACGGTAAGTTCGGACATAACCAACAACTCTCGTTAtctgttaatatttgttttttctcCTCTTCTATAggattttaacaaattatggaAGGTATTTGCGAACGTTGATGTGCAAAAAAAACCAACGGTTGTATCCTTTCTGAAATTTCTAAaacaaattctataaaatatcatcgttgtatttttttgtttaattgcaGTCGAAGTACCTAGCTAGGTAAATACGGAGGTCCGCAATTTCCCCGGCTAAAGATTCTCAAAAACTATAGCAATACTTAATAACGCTACATGCctcgaaaatatattatcaaaaaagaACGAACTTACaccattgatttattaaaaagatgtaTGCAAGATCCTAAGAAGAAAAGACTACTAAGAATAAAGTATGTGTTAATACTATCccagaaaaaaagtaaaagtcagTTTTTAATGAATCTCAAGAAAAAGATCTGgaattcattataaattctGCAAGACGTTCTTTGGAGTAACAATTCCTAATCTAAAAAATAGCATTTGATTATTCCAggtctaataatataaaaagagattttaataaagttactgAAATGCTAGGTGTGGActggtattataattttatggctAGACACCCATATATATCACTTCGAATACCAGAAGCtacttcattaaatataattgcagCCTTTAATCAgacatatgtttttgtttttaattaaaatgtaataaatgttgatttaatatggatataaaaatactttactaaTCAATAAAGACATACTCATTATGATTCATATTAGGGGTTCTATTTGTAATTTCACTTAAGCGTCTGCAATTCCCCCATCGTCACCAACAGAACAACTAATGTACCTTATACCACCTTATCGTTGTCTTATAATGCGGTGACAGACGATACGGCCTCTGTTTTTCTgcataaaaatatgttcttttTGGGAGGAATAGTGGTTCTTCGACTCGGTAATCTGGTGTCTCGTAGGGCGGTGGCACCGTCACGAGACTGCCTTCGATGTATGGGGTCATAGTAGTTGTAAATCTCATTGGGTCGTGCTCTTTCTCCAATTTCATCCATTTTGGTGTCTGCGCTAAACCGAGCTTCGTGTAGCAAATTAAGTGAATGattacactaaaaaaaaaaaacaaaaaataaagaataaagtatattttaaatactttattcatcttagaaatggttttttaatccgaaaaaattagcaaaaacctcagtagttattcttcacccattaaattatctaataaacCCTAGGTAGGTTTAATCACTGCACTTTTTTGTGATCTCAAGTAAAACCATCAACAGATGTCTGCTATGTTTATACAAATACTAAAATCTCCTGCATCTTTtggtataaattttgtttatattggtTCACCAGTCTTTAACCCGTTTCTCGTTAATATAGAGTAACGTTTATGATATacaatatacacacacatatatatataatattaccaaaTGATTACAGTGATTAGCAGAAATCAAAGTTATTAGACTACGTggatattaacttaaaaattatttattaattacaaatctgAACCAGCACCTATTTCGTTTTCGACGTTGAAGAAAATCATGGTAAGATTTCTtgcatgtgtcgaatgaaaTTCTTCCATATGTTTGTCGGATCCTATCCGTAAAGTAGCGTGGcagaattacatttacatacacaGACTTGTATGATTTGTTACagaatttattctatataaattaaaatgaaatacttttcGTTGGTAAGAGTATCACTCTAAAATGGCCGAACTGATTTGTAAAatcgtttttgtttaattcgattttttgaaaacaaaaattgaaatccatgtataattgaaaaattcgTCTATGGAATTTTTTCAATAAGTGAAAAATTGACTGGACGTCGTCTTTCGGGCGGGTTTGTTAATaagatatatgtttattatttgagagacatattttaaattcatttaaatgccAACTTATGATAAGTGATCACTGTTTGCCGTTgtctacttatatatataccatatatCGAGAGTTCTCTTATACCGGTTTCCAACAATTGTCAAATTGTTATTGTACATCAGTAAGCgatctttttttaagttactagCAACAAACCGTTAAAGTCGTTTCGATAAGATTTACATCACATACGCATGCATGTATGTGATGACTTTAAAACTTTTGAAACTGAATTTGaggaaattttgtataaaacaagTTTGAACTCAAGAATCAAGAAAGGACTCcctttttatgcctaacgctgtcgaccaacccctaaaacacgagcgaaaCCGCGTGCAACaactagtttaaaaataaatctattttattcgattaaatCAGCAACATATATGTTTTAGTTATTCAGCACATGGattaaaaaacactttaaacattaattaattaattaactttttaaacttaataactaattattttaagataataatattcacTTCCAGTAtgtaagatattaataaaattaacacctACCTGAAGGGCTTCAttgtaacgataaaaaaaaaataactttacataACCATTTTTATACGCTTTAAACATCCCGATGTTGCCGTACCCGTGTAGTTAAATTCCTTATTAGTTGACTgacttagatttatatttagatacgtACATTTATATTGGGCTCtaagtgtttattaataattaatattataattatcttatgaCAATTTggttccattattttttttcttaagttcTATTGATTAAGCATACATAAGacttttttgatatataaatttttttcttccGCTTACCTGCAATCTGataagaatttcgttgaaaagggacggaagtattTAAGCAGAATATGGTGATATTCtccgccaacaaccttgggttgagatgttatgtcccttgtgcctgtagatagaTTGATTTACTCACTTTTCAAAGCGaacaattacaatacaaagtattgctttttggcggtagaatatctattgAATGCTATctacccagatggacttgcacTTTTGTGCACCAAGGAAAGCAAAGAGCAAAGAGCCTTAACGTAACCTTACTTTTAAAAGCTTAATTGGCAATTAGCTATCTGtatattccttatttttaaaaaacagtatttaatatataatatacaattatacatttctCTTAAAATGGCTAATCTATTATTAACTGGCAACAGTTTATCTTGTTTGTGAATGTAGTTTTTTCCGGTGTTTGTTTGATGTAATATTGttctaattttgaaatcaaTGGAATTTTGTTTGCACCACAAACACAATTTTTGAAAACAGCTTGCATTTTAACAATCCTCCATCAATACTCACGACCACTTACTTCAAAGTAGCCAATTTCCAAGTGTGCGTacgtctttatatttaaaaaatgctttcCAGTGCATGAGAATGTACTTCTACCAACTTCCAAACTTCAGGCAGCCACTGGAAATTATTTACTGGAAATATCAAATTAGTAATTTGCTGGTTTGGAGAAAAAGCGTCACATTAATCAGTTACGTTCGGTTTAAAAAGTATGAAAATACGTATGATTTCGTAGTTTTGCTGATAAGTgtagtattttgtaaatattggtAGGTTATAATGCTATTATTCGTTACGGTGGACGAAATAGACTCGCAATGAAAGTTTGCCTCATACTCGTGACAGTCTCGTTAACATGGGTaagaatttttgttatttttaatgattttattctaGACGAGGCCCATCGCATGCCACGAAATATCAATAAGTGATATTCGACATTAACTATAGTAATTATAAGACTTAAATTAGCGTGACATGAAAAGTCGGTTTACAACATTTCAAGTGATTTCTTCCTTAGCACTAGTATTAAGAGATTAATAAACTTCTCTATCGCGCTGTACAACTGCTTAttggcaaatatatatttcttcgtAATACCTAAAAACTATCAAACCAATATATGCTAAACGAATATAAGCAGATGCAAGGCGTTTTGAAGAAGgtcttagtatataatatttatatatacgtagCACGCTTTGCAGTTTCATTCGTTTCAAATTTGCAATATTTACGTGATTTAcgtgaatatattaatatttttgcaattatatCATTACTAAAAGAATAAGGAGTCCTtatgtacaattataatttgactGCCTTGTTGACATAGTGACTTATAAGGCTGCAGAGCCCGACCTGGGACTTGAATAGGACTAGTTCAAGCCCCAGGTCGTGCCAAAACTaagatattaagtttttatgttaCACTACCTTACTATGTTTATCTTTGCAATTGAGCGAACTATTGACATCCATCTGATTGATTTGGAGCTCTTTAAAGTCATTCTTTGCACACGCATgaatatttgtaacatattcATATCCaaagaattgaatatttttatacaaaaaaaaagattcataaGCCGCCCGCCTCAAATACGATATTCAGTAGTAttcatttgtattaaaatttactgtTACTAGGATGAGCAATTTATGCCTTATCAGAAACCGTAAAAAAGAATAATcgttaaaacaaacaatttacagATCCCACAACCAGGAACTACAAACAGAAAGAAGAGATCGAATACCGACAATTTCAATGTTCTACtaagtatttacaaaatgaatCCTTTGCGACGGTCTAAAGtattcaaaacattttctaATCGAATACTTTTACCGAGGCCGGATGAACATACCCCTGACTTGAATTACAATTCGAATGAAAGTACTAAGAAGCGAAACGGGACGAAAGTTAAATTGAAACCAATCGAAGAATATATTCATGATGTTCCACATACGCTTGTTATTGACCGACCTTTGTATATAGAGAGTTATGAACCGGAATCTTTCGATCCTGGACAATTTTTGGACACACTTATATCTAGAAATAAAggtagtaacaataaaatagataatgatGACGCAGAAATTCTTATTAATCGCGTCAATCATCATAATAAGAAGCTGAACTCTTTGAACTcgaatattttaagcaatactcCTAATTATTCTGAACATACACCCGCGAGATTTGGTAATTTgaaagtgtttaatttgaataaaatagacAACAATAAATTTGACTTCAACAATGCTGATGTGGTTGTAGTTAAATGAAATGGCTGTAAATCCGTTAGTCTGTATTTCACGCAGTATAAGGTATGTATGTAGGTAAGAATCTTACTATACTTAAGTTGTACAATGACTTTGTCATTAACACAGTACTAATTCCACTAAGACTTGACTTccaaaagcaataaaatatcattatattttccagagaatattttttctaaaattaccaaaaattgttatttacttttaaatgtgaattaataaatgatgatattaaactaattatacttatttaaatatattataatttaatatattctcaaGGAGTATCTCAAGTGTATTCCTcataattttctaatttatttactactaacTTTCAACTTTTCTCCGTTACGTAAACGGTTTCCAAGATTTTTGTCCTTGTTACAATCTTAGCatactaattaaaaagaaagataGAGGTATCAAAATAATGAACGCTgattaaaattgaaacttaaatataagatttatttacattagcaataaataatttaaataaataaattagtcagAGGTCCgtcttatttaacataatatcagATTATATTTGTCCAGAATAGGCGATTTCGTGTGCGTCTTCGTATGATCGCGCTTGGTAGGGGCCGTGGGCATCCCAGGCGGGAGCGTGATGGTCCACATGGTGCTCTACGTGGTGTTGTGGGTAGTGAATCACTTCGTAGTTCACAACCTTTGGTTTGGTGAATTTGAAGATAACCATAGCACCTgcaacataataaaacaaattatgaacTATATTCTAAgcattcgtttaaaattaatgtttcttaattaGCTAGATCCTTACCAGACAAAACCAGCGAGATGAGACCAAGAGTCAAAGCCTTCCATGTCTTAAGGGCAATCATAGCAAGCGCTAGAGGTACCAAAACTGAAGCCTTGAACTTCAGGCCGAGGAGGAAAGGAAGCAGCACCTTCTTGATGAAACCATGTTctgaaaataatcaaataatgaGCACCAttcgtttattttaagattaaatattattgttgctATAAACGTACTGCTCTTGATCCTCAAAGGTTTGGGGAGCTTGATCTTCTTCTTCCTGCCTTCGAAAGTCTCAACTTCTTCTTCTCCGTCCAAGGACATATCCAGTTCAGATGGTAGGTCGGTGAGGAGCGACCTTGGTACATATTCTGAAGCAGCACTGCTGGCGATTTCTTCGGGAACTTTCACTCTCACTGCATGAGTCTGAAGGAAACGATCCACTTTATCGACGATCGCATAAGCGGGGTCCTTCGCCATCCTAGGATCGACGGCTTCATCTTCGATTTCCGCATTCTTGACGATTGAAAGATTATCCGTAATCTTGATCTCTTCATCGTTAGCTACATGGGAAATCCATTCCAGGGTCCTCGGTTTCACACACTCCACCGAATATTGACTCAAACAttcattgtaaatgtttttaacgAGCTTCGATGCCGAGTACTGTCCACTAGCGAACGCCGCTATCGACAATAtcactaataatttaaacatttcgcactatttaatttatcactGTTTATTTGTTGACGGCAGGTGCGTCTGACTGCCGTCCGTTAAACGGTCACAATGTATGTTAGGGTAGTCCAGGGCTGGGTTTATATACGAGCATTAATACGTGATGTGGTGTCCGAATGCGCTTTGGTGCTAACATTGGCGATACATATGCGATACTATAGCCACGGTACATTTTAATTGGGAGGCGACTTTGTATTGGAAAACTGTTACTCTGTAGGCGTCTTCTAATTAGATAGGCCATATGGtgtgaaaattaattttgagtacagtaattattttattcacaaata is a window from the Vanessa atalanta chromosome 23, ilVanAtal1.2, whole genome shotgun sequence genome containing:
- the LOC125073190 gene encoding uncharacterized protein LOC125073190, which produces MFKLLVILSIAAFASGQYSASKLVKNIYNECLSQYSVECVKPRTLEWISHVANDEEIKITDNLSIVKNAEIEDEAVDPRMAKDPAYAIVDKVDRFLQTHAVRVKVPEEIASSAASEYVPRSLLTDLPSELDMSLDGEEEVETFEGRKKKIKLPKPLRIKSKHGFIKKVLLPFLLGLKFKASVLVPLALAMIALKTWKALTLGLISLVLSGAMVIFKFTKPKVVNYEVIHYPQHHVEHHVDHHAPAWDAHGPYQARSYEDAHEIAYSGQI